The proteins below are encoded in one region of Xenopus laevis strain J_2021 chromosome 8L, Xenopus_laevis_v10.1, whole genome shotgun sequence:
- the barhl1.L gene encoding barH-like 1 homeobox protein isoform X1, protein MEGANGFGIDTILSHRAGSPGLIQGDTLMGESRSPLELSPSSEVSSVCSSSPPSPARGCLEGVAGRQGVNLSLESHLQPGVQISAASQSRTVTSSFLIRDILADCKPLATCAPYSSNGLPAHDLAHCLASKATDDFRDKLDKSSSSTSSESEYKGKVKEEGDREISSSRDSPPVRLKKPRKARTAFTDHQLAQLERSFERQKYLSVQDRMELAASLNLTDTQVKTWYQNRRTKWKRQTAVGLELLAEAGNYSALQRMFPSPYFYPQSLMSNLDPGAALYLYRGPTAPPPALQRPLVPRILIHGLQGGSEPPPALPPLTGVLPRAAQPR, encoded by the exons ATGGAAGGGGCCAACGGATTTGGGATTGACACGATTCTGTCTCACAGAGCGGGGAGCCCAGGGCTGATTCAGGGGGACACACTGATGGGGGAGAGCAGGTCACCCCTGGAACTGAGTCCCAGCTCTGAAGTCAGCAGCGTCTGCTCTTCTTCTCCTCCTTCCCCGGCCAGGGGCTGCTTAGAGGGGGTCGCCGGCAGACAAGGGGTCAACCTGTCCTTGGAATCCCATCTCCAGCCTGGAGTCCAGATCTCCGCTGCCTCCCAGTCCAGAACAGTGACATCTTCCTTCTTGATCAGGGACATTCTGGCTGACTGCAAGCCCCTAGCTACTTGTGCCCCCTACTCCAGCAACGGGCTACCAGCCCACGACTTGGCCCACTGCTTGGCCAGCAAAGCCACCGACGACTTCAGGGACAAACTGGACAAGAGCAGCAGCTCCACCTCTTCAGAATCCGAATATAAAGGTAAAG TGAAAGAAGAGGGGGATCGGGAGATCTCCAGTTCCAGGGACAGCCCCCCAGTAAGGCTGAAGAAGCCCCGGAAAGCCCGCACCGCATTCACAGACCATCAGTTGGCGCAGCTGGAGAGGAGCTTTGAGCGGCAGAAGTACCTGAGTGTGCAGGACAGGATGGAGCTGGCAGCCTCTCTCAACCTCACCGACACCCAAGTCAAGACCTGGTACCAGAACAGAAG GACAAAGTGGAAGAGGCAGACGGCTGTTGGACTTGAACTGCTGGCCGAGGCGGGGAATTACTCCGCCCTCCAGAGGATGTTTCCTTCCCCGTATTTCTATCCACAAAGCCTCATGTCCAATTTGGATCCAGGAGCTGCCTTGTATCTCTATCGAGGACCCACTGCACCTCCCCCAGCATTGCAGAGACCTCTGGTCCCCAGGATTCTCATTCATGGACTTCAAGGGGGAAGCGAACCCCCACCAGCACTGCCCCCTCTTACAGGGGTTCTACCCAGGGCAGCGCAACCCCGATGA
- the barhl1.L gene encoding barH-like 1 homeobox protein isoform X2, which yields MEGANGFGIDTILSHRAGSPGLIQGDTLMGESRSPLELSPSSEVSSVCSSSPPSPARGCLEGVAGRQGVNLSLESHLQPGVQISAASQSRTVTSSFLIRDILADCKPLATCAPYSSNGLPAHDLAHCLASKATDDFRDKLDKSSSSTSSESEYKVKEEGDREISSSRDSPPVRLKKPRKARTAFTDHQLAQLERSFERQKYLSVQDRMELAASLNLTDTQVKTWYQNRRTKWKRQTAVGLELLAEAGNYSALQRMFPSPYFYPQSLMSNLDPGAALYLYRGPTAPPPALQRPLVPRILIHGLQGGSEPPPALPPLTGVLPRAAQPR from the exons ATGGAAGGGGCCAACGGATTTGGGATTGACACGATTCTGTCTCACAGAGCGGGGAGCCCAGGGCTGATTCAGGGGGACACACTGATGGGGGAGAGCAGGTCACCCCTGGAACTGAGTCCCAGCTCTGAAGTCAGCAGCGTCTGCTCTTCTTCTCCTCCTTCCCCGGCCAGGGGCTGCTTAGAGGGGGTCGCCGGCAGACAAGGGGTCAACCTGTCCTTGGAATCCCATCTCCAGCCTGGAGTCCAGATCTCCGCTGCCTCCCAGTCCAGAACAGTGACATCTTCCTTCTTGATCAGGGACATTCTGGCTGACTGCAAGCCCCTAGCTACTTGTGCCCCCTACTCCAGCAACGGGCTACCAGCCCACGACTTGGCCCACTGCTTGGCCAGCAAAGCCACCGACGACTTCAGGGACAAACTGGACAAGAGCAGCAGCTCCACCTCTTCAGAATCCGAATATAAAG TGAAAGAAGAGGGGGATCGGGAGATCTCCAGTTCCAGGGACAGCCCCCCAGTAAGGCTGAAGAAGCCCCGGAAAGCCCGCACCGCATTCACAGACCATCAGTTGGCGCAGCTGGAGAGGAGCTTTGAGCGGCAGAAGTACCTGAGTGTGCAGGACAGGATGGAGCTGGCAGCCTCTCTCAACCTCACCGACACCCAAGTCAAGACCTGGTACCAGAACAGAAG GACAAAGTGGAAGAGGCAGACGGCTGTTGGACTTGAACTGCTGGCCGAGGCGGGGAATTACTCCGCCCTCCAGAGGATGTTTCCTTCCCCGTATTTCTATCCACAAAGCCTCATGTCCAATTTGGATCCAGGAGCTGCCTTGTATCTCTATCGAGGACCCACTGCACCTCCCCCAGCATTGCAGAGACCTCTGGTCCCCAGGATTCTCATTCATGGACTTCAAGGGGGAAGCGAACCCCCACCAGCACTGCCCCCTCTTACAGGGGTTCTACCCAGGGCAGCGCAACCCCGATGA